The Thermodesulfovibrio sp. 3462-1 genome contains the following window.
TTAAAGGTAAAATTAAAATTATTGCAGATGGAGGAGTTCGTTCAGGAGTTGATGTGCTTAAGCTTCTTGCTCTTGGAGCAGATGCTGTGCTTATTGGAAGACCAGTTGTTGTAGCGGTTTTTGGTGGTGGAAGAGAAGCTCTTAAGCTTTATTTTGACAATATAAAGAATGAGCTTAAACAGGCAATGCTTCTTACAGGTGTTGCCTCAGTAAAGGATGTTCCAAGAGCTATTTTAAGGTTCTAATTTTATGCTGCTCAGGCATATTGCCTGGGCGGCTATTCCTTCACCTCTTCCAATAAATCCCATGCCTTCAGCTGTTTTTGCTTTGATGTTTACTTTTAATCCAAGTTTTTGAAAGTTTTGTACCATTCTCGGTATATAAGGGCTGAGTTTTGGTTTTTCAGCAAATATTATGCAGTCAATCCATAATGGTTCAATTTTTTGCTCATGCACAAGTTTTAAAGTTTTCTCAAGTAAAACAAAGCTTGAAATATCCCTATATTGAGGATCTGTATCAGGAAAATGTGTTCCTATGTCACCTGCTCCTGCTGAGCCAAGTATTGCATCAATTATTGCATGAACTAAAACATCGGCATCTGAATGCCCTTCAAGTCCTTTTTCATAAGGTATTTCAATTCCTCCGATAATAAGTTTTCTTCCTGAGACAAGCCTGTGACTGTCATGTCCTATACCAACTCTTATATTTAAGATTGAAGACTGAAGATTGTTTAAATAAAGTGATTTCATTTTTTCCAGGTCCTGCCTTGTTGTTATTTTAATGTTTTTTTCATCACCTTCTACAGTATAAATTGTGCCACCATATCTTTCTATTAAAAAGGCATCATCCGTTCCATAAACTCCTTCTCTGTAAGCTTTTTCGTAAACCTTAAGAATCTTTTTAAACCAAAATGCCTGAGGCGTTTGCACTGTTCTTAGAATTTCTCTATTAAGCGTTCCGCCAACAATGTTTTTACTTTTAATCCATTTAACTGTATCGGTTATTCTTGTTACCGGGATTACACCGTCAATCTGTGGACTCATGGCATAAAACACCCTTTCTACCAATTCTTTACTGACCAATGGACGGACTGCATCATGAATTAAAACAACTTCTGTATCCTCTGGCATTACTTTCAAGGCATTGTAAACAGAGTCCTGTCTTTCCTTTCCACCTTCAACAATTTCTTTAACTTTTTTAATGTTAAAAATTTTTAGATAAGAGCGTACTTTTTGGACTGCATCTTTTCTTGTTACGATCCATATATCATTGATAAACTCAAGATTGTCAAAAGCTTGAACAGCCCATATAAAAATTGGTTTGTCATTTACTTCAAAAAATACTTTATCTGGCGAGCCAAATCTTTTCCCTAAGCCAGCTGAAACAATTATAGCGCTACACTTCATGATGCGGTTCAGATGCCTCAGCCTTTGGTTTGCCAAATATCATTCTTCCAGTTCCTGTTTGTAAAACACTGTGAATTACCACATCAATAGTCTTACCAATATATTGTTTCCCTTCCTCAACAACCACCATTGTTCCGTCATCAAGATAAGCAACTCCCTGCTCAGGCTCTT
Protein-coding sequences here:
- the ispD gene encoding 2-C-methyl-D-erythritol 4-phosphate cytidylyltransferase, producing MKCSAIIVSAGLGKRFGSPDKVFFEVNDKPIFIWAVQAFDNLEFINDIWIVTRKDAVQKVRSYLKIFNIKKVKEIVEGGKERQDSVYNALKVMPEDTEVVLIHDAVRPLVSKELVERVFYAMSPQIDGVIPVTRITDTVKWIKSKNIVGGTLNREILRTVQTPQAFWFKKILKVYEKAYREGVYGTDDAFLIERYGGTIYTVEGDEKNIKITTRQDLEKMKSLYLNNLQSSILNIRVGIGHDSHRLVSGRKLIIGGIEIPYEKGLEGHSDADVLVHAIIDAILGSAGAGDIGTHFPDTDPQYRDISSFVLLEKTLKLVHEQKIEPLWIDCIIFAEKPKLSPYIPRMVQNFQKLGLKVNIKAKTAEGMGFIGRGEGIAAQAICLSSIKLEP